The proteins below are encoded in one region of Sphingobacterium sp. R2:
- a CDS encoding nitroreductase, with protein sequence MKNDVLKAIHYRRSVFQASFTEEKVSKEDILNILEAANAAPTHKRTQPWRFVIFRKEGLERLGAELSRIYKSVTPTEKYTEATEITMGKKATQSNVAIAIVVNYTGEVPEWEELACTAAAVENMWLAAHSLNIGGYWATPGLINHLGGFLNLEENQKCIGLFYLGHHQSEPREPNRTPIEEKIRWEE encoded by the coding sequence ATGAAAAACGACGTATTAAAAGCGATACATTACAGAAGATCCGTATTTCAAGCTTCTTTTACAGAAGAAAAAGTCAGTAAAGAAGATATCTTGAATATTTTGGAAGCCGCTAACGCGGCTCCGACCCATAAAAGAACACAACCTTGGCGTTTTGTAATCTTCCGTAAAGAGGGGTTAGAACGTTTAGGGGCCGAATTGTCACGTATTTACAAATCGGTAACACCAACAGAGAAATACACGGAGGCAACAGAAATAACCATGGGTAAAAAAGCAACCCAGTCAAACGTTGCCATTGCGATTGTTGTCAACTATACGGGAGAAGTTCCTGAATGGGAAGAGCTGGCCTGTACCGCTGCTGCAGTTGAAAACATGTGGTTAGCTGCGCACTCGCTAAATATCGGCGGATACTGGGCAACCCCAGGTTTAATCAATCACTTGGGTGGTTTCTTAAATCTCGAAGAAAATCAAAAATGTATCGGTCTATTTTATTTAGGGCATCATCAATCTGAGCCACGTGAACCGAACCGTACACCAATTGAGGAAAAAATTCGCTGGGAAGAATAA
- a CDS encoding 3-hydroxyacyl-CoA dehydrogenase NAD-binding domain-containing protein has translation MMNRNIRKVAVLGSGVMGSRIACHFANIGVEVLLLDIVPRELLPAEEAKGLTLESKIVRDRIVNSSLETALKANPSPIYSKSFVKRIKTGNFDDNLKDIAHVDWIIEVVVERLDVKQSVFERVEQFRKPGTLITSNTSGIPIHLMTAGRSGDFKDHFCGTHFFNPPRYLPLLEVIPTPHTKPEVVDFILKYGDKMLGKSVVLCKDTPAFIGNRIGVYSMLAVTHLVEPLGLTVEEVDKYTGPAMGHPKSATFRTADVVGLDTLVNVANGLAQNAPEDEAKGVFELPPFISKMVENKWLGEKTKKGFYEKVKAADGNSEILSLNLKTLEFGSQQKVKSATLEATKPVEDIRKRMKVYEQGSDKAAELFRAMHYPLFEYVSRRVPEITDNFFRIDDAMRAGFGWELGPFEVWDALGVRETLAKIKAEEKRLPGQNGEVAPWVHEMLDAGHESFYKIENGVRHYYDIATKSYKAIPGTEDLIVLDHIRESKTIWKNTGVSIIDLGDGIINCEFHTKMNTIGGDVIQGLNKAIDLAEKEYRGLVVSNDGKNFSAGANIGMIFMMAVEQDFDELNMAVRAFQNTSMRLRYSSIPVVVAPFQMTLGGGCEFSMHADFVQAHAETYMGLVELGVGVIPGGGGTKEFTLRASEEFKEDQIVQNTLKDKFLTIGQAKVSTSAYEAYELGYLQKDKFAITMNRARLLADAKAKALELADEGYVQPAPRNDIKVLGNQGLGIVYVGASSMREGNYISDYDRKISEKLGWVMCGGNLSSPTEVSEQYLLDLERKTFLELCAERKTLERIQFMLTKGKPLRN, from the coding sequence ATGATGAACAGAAATATTAGAAAAGTGGCAGTTCTCGGTTCGGGTGTTATGGGCTCGCGAATTGCTTGTCATTTTGCTAACATTGGTGTTGAAGTATTACTGTTGGATATCGTTCCACGTGAACTTCTCCCAGCGGAAGAAGCCAAGGGCCTCACGTTGGAGAGTAAGATCGTTCGGGATCGTATTGTAAACAGTTCTTTAGAAACGGCTTTAAAAGCAAATCCATCGCCAATTTATAGCAAGTCTTTTGTTAAACGAATCAAAACAGGAAACTTTGACGATAATCTTAAAGATATTGCCCACGTGGATTGGATTATCGAGGTTGTTGTTGAGCGACTTGATGTTAAACAATCTGTTTTCGAGCGTGTTGAGCAATTTCGAAAACCTGGAACATTAATTACTTCCAATACTTCTGGTATTCCCATTCATTTAATGACAGCGGGTAGAAGTGGGGATTTTAAAGATCATTTCTGTGGTACCCACTTCTTTAATCCACCCCGCTACCTACCTTTATTGGAGGTTATTCCAACACCGCATACCAAACCGGAAGTCGTCGATTTTATTCTTAAATACGGTGACAAGATGTTAGGTAAATCTGTTGTACTGTGTAAAGATACACCGGCATTTATCGGAAATCGTATCGGGGTTTATTCGATGTTGGCAGTCACTCATCTGGTGGAACCCTTGGGGTTGACAGTAGAAGAGGTCGACAAATATACCGGCCCCGCAATGGGACACCCTAAATCGGCAACATTTCGTACGGCAGATGTGGTCGGACTGGATACTTTGGTGAATGTTGCTAATGGACTGGCACAAAATGCGCCAGAAGATGAAGCGAAAGGGGTATTCGAACTTCCTCCTTTCATCAGTAAAATGGTCGAAAATAAATGGTTGGGTGAGAAAACCAAGAAAGGGTTTTATGAAAAAGTAAAAGCTGCCGATGGTAATTCGGAGATTTTGTCTCTAAATCTAAAAACACTGGAATTTGGCTCACAGCAAAAAGTGAAATCAGCTACTTTGGAAGCCACCAAGCCTGTGGAGGATATCCGCAAGCGGATGAAAGTCTATGAACAAGGAAGCGATAAAGCGGCGGAACTTTTCCGTGCCATGCATTATCCTTTGTTTGAATATGTATCCCGCCGTGTCCCAGAAATAACCGATAACTTCTTCCGTATTGATGATGCCATGCGTGCTGGATTTGGTTGGGAGTTAGGACCATTTGAAGTATGGGATGCTTTAGGTGTTCGTGAGACGTTAGCTAAAATTAAGGCAGAAGAAAAACGACTTCCAGGTCAAAATGGTGAAGTTGCGCCCTGGGTACATGAAATGCTAGATGCAGGACATGAATCTTTCTATAAAATTGAAAATGGTGTACGTCACTATTATGATATTGCAACCAAATCTTATAAAGCTATTCCGGGAACGGAAGATCTGATCGTATTGGATCATATTCGGGAAAGTAAAACAATCTGGAAAAATACGGGGGTTTCTATTATTGATCTCGGTGATGGTATTATCAATTGTGAATTCCACACGAAGATGAATACCATTGGTGGCGATGTGATTCAAGGTTTGAATAAAGCAATCGATCTTGCCGAAAAAGAATACCGCGGATTGGTAGTTTCTAATGATGGGAAAAATTTCTCCGCTGGCGCCAACATCGGAATGATTTTCATGATGGCCGTAGAACAGGATTTTGATGAATTGAATATGGCAGTCCGTGCCTTTCAAAATACATCGATGCGGTTGCGGTACTCATCAATTCCGGTAGTCGTTGCTCCCTTTCAAATGACCCTCGGCGGTGGCTGTGAATTCTCCATGCATGCTGATTTTGTGCAGGCTCATGCCGAAACCTATATGGGCTTGGTTGAACTTGGCGTTGGTGTTATTCCCGGTGGCGGTGGAACCAAAGAATTTACACTACGTGCCTCGGAGGAATTTAAGGAGGATCAGATTGTGCAGAACACCCTAAAAGATAAATTCCTGACCATTGGGCAAGCGAAAGTTTCGACTTCTGCTTATGAAGCCTATGAACTCGGCTATTTGCAGAAAGATAAATTTGCAATTACCATGAATCGTGCCCGCCTTTTGGCAGATGCCAAAGCAAAGGCACTGGAACTGGCTGATGAGGGTTATGTTCAGCCTGCTCCACGCAATGATATCAAGGTTTTAGGAAACCAAGGATTAGGGATCGTGTATGTGGGGGCTTCATCGATGCGTGAAGGTAATTATATCTCTGATTATGATCGAAAGATCTCAGAAAAACTAGGCTGGGTGATGTGTGGTGGAAATTTATCGTCACCGACCGAAGTGTCTGAACAATATCTATTGGATCTAGAGCGTAAAACTTTCCTCGAGCTTTGTGCCGAACGCAAAACGCTTGAAAGGATTCAATTTATGCTGACCAAGGGTAAGCCTTTACGGAACTAA
- a CDS encoding acyl-CoA dehydrogenase family protein, producing MSENKAIKGGEFVIRETPYTAVFIPEEFDEEAKMIRQTCLDFLDTEVLNKLDRIDAQEEGLMPSLMDKAGELGMLGVSIPEEYGGFGKNFNTSMLVADAVGGGFSFAVALSAHTGIGTLPILYYGNDAQKAKYVPKLATGEWKASYCLTEPNAGSDANSGRTSAKLNAEGTHYLINGQKMWITNGGFADIFIVFAKIDDDKNLTAFIVEKDFGGITMNPEEHKLGIKGSSTRQIFFNDCAVPVENMLSDRENGFKIAVNILNIGRIKLGAATIGSARMVINHAVQYANERVQFNLPISKFGAIRYKLAEMATRLFAVESASYRAGQNIDDAYDALIAGGMDEAKAKLKSVEQFAIECAIIKVWCSEMLDYVVDEGVQIYGGMGYSADAPMERAYRDSRINRIFEGTNEVNRLLVVDMLLKRAMKGELDLMGPAQAVAGELLAIPDFGEEDDAPFAAEKKIVANLKKAGLLIAGAAVQKLMMSLSKEEEILMNIADIIGYVYITESVLLRAEKLLHTGSDKADYAKDMAEIYLYGAIDKISAAGKEALYSFGEGDELNMMLVGLRRFTKAQPFNVKDARQRIAKKLIDENKYCF from the coding sequence ATGAGCGAAAATAAAGCAATTAAAGGCGGAGAGTTCGTGATTAGAGAGACTCCCTATACAGCCGTTTTTATTCCGGAAGAATTTGATGAAGAAGCTAAAATGATTCGTCAGACCTGCTTGGATTTCCTGGATACCGAAGTACTAAATAAGCTCGACCGTATCGATGCCCAAGAAGAAGGACTTATGCCTAGTTTGATGGATAAGGCCGGTGAACTGGGCATGTTGGGTGTTTCTATTCCCGAAGAATATGGTGGTTTCGGCAAGAATTTCAACACTTCTATGCTTGTTGCCGATGCGGTAGGTGGCGGGTTTTCTTTTGCTGTCGCATTGTCTGCTCATACGGGAATCGGTACGCTGCCTATTTTGTATTATGGTAATGATGCCCAAAAGGCAAAATATGTTCCAAAGCTTGCTACCGGTGAATGGAAGGCATCGTATTGTTTGACGGAACCCAATGCTGGATCGGATGCAAATTCGGGTCGTACTTCCGCAAAATTAAATGCCGAGGGGACACATTATTTGATCAATGGACAAAAAATGTGGATTACAAACGGCGGTTTTGCAGATATCTTCATCGTATTTGCAAAAATCGATGATGATAAAAACCTGACAGCATTTATTGTTGAGAAAGACTTTGGTGGCATCACGATGAATCCCGAAGAACATAAATTGGGTATTAAGGGATCTTCAACACGACAGATCTTCTTCAATGATTGCGCCGTTCCTGTAGAGAATATGCTTTCTGATCGTGAAAATGGATTTAAGATTGCTGTAAATATCCTGAATATTGGCCGTATAAAACTAGGCGCTGCCACGATCGGTTCGGCACGGATGGTGATCAACCATGCGGTGCAATATGCCAATGAACGTGTGCAGTTTAATCTGCCGATTTCCAAATTTGGCGCCATTCGTTATAAGCTGGCTGAGATGGCAACACGTTTGTTTGCTGTGGAGTCGGCATCGTATCGTGCCGGTCAAAATATTGATGATGCCTACGATGCATTGATTGCTGGCGGTATGGATGAAGCAAAAGCAAAATTGAAGTCTGTGGAGCAGTTTGCAATTGAGTGCGCTATCATCAAAGTATGGTGCTCGGAGATGTTGGATTATGTGGTTGACGAAGGGGTACAGATTTATGGTGGAATGGGTTACTCAGCAGATGCGCCAATGGAACGCGCTTATCGGGATTCACGGATCAACAGGATCTTTGAAGGTACCAATGAAGTGAATCGATTGCTTGTCGTTGACATGCTGTTAAAACGGGCCATGAAAGGTGAATTGGATCTGATGGGACCTGCCCAAGCTGTAGCTGGAGAGCTTCTCGCTATTCCAGATTTTGGTGAAGAGGACGATGCGCCTTTCGCTGCAGAAAAGAAAATTGTGGCAAACCTTAAAAAAGCTGGGTTATTGATTGCGGGAGCAGCAGTGCAAAAATTGATGATGTCGCTTTCCAAAGAAGAGGAAATCCTCATGAATATTGCGGATATTATCGGGTATGTTTATATCACCGAGTCAGTCTTGTTACGTGCAGAAAAATTGCTGCATACAGGATCTGATAAAGCAGACTATGCAAAAGATATGGCTGAGATCTATCTGTATGGTGCTATTGATAAAATCAGCGCTGCCGGTAAAGAAGCATTATATTCGTTTGGTGAAGGTGATGAACTGAATATGATGTTGGTTGGTTTGCGCAGATTCACAAAAGCACAGCCATTTAATGTGAAAGATGCACGTCAGCGAATCGCTAAGAAATTGATAGATGAGAATAAATATTGTTTTTGA
- a CDS encoding TonB-dependent receptor, giving the protein MKKNAIFRISVIFSLLLTGSYHTYAQVENPKPIINASLTGTVIDAVTKEPLQGVTVQLEAVTHQVKTDSKGVFQFVTGQKLPFSLIVSIVGYQTRHIVIDQSPAVIELTPRLEALDQVVVTARRRKEQLQDVPIPVSIIRGAALEDAGAFNVNRLKELVPTVQLYASNARNTTLNIRGLGSTYGLTNDGIDPGVGFYLDGVYIARPAATWLDFIDIDQIEVLRGPQGTLFGKNTTAGAFNITSRLPQFTPEANVEVSYGNQGFIQAKTSISGPLAKTLAARASFSGTQRDGNLFNVHTNRKINDINNLGFRGQLLFTPTENIKLVLSGDVSSQKPDGYGWAVAGVVKTQRADYRQFDAIIKDLGYELPYKSAFERKIDLDTQSKADNKLGGVALNADIKIGEGTLTSTSAWRTWTWVPLNDRDYLGLPVYTVSAGNSVHNQWSQEFRYSGKISEKVSGVVGLFGLWQDLSTDPVHTEETGSAFWRFQKSSTSGLWQTPGLFDNFGIKTVYGIKSTSLAAYTQIDWAVTPKLHILPGLRYNYDKKVANYDRQTYGGLQTSDPALLALKNGVYTNQTFDVNADADNFSGQLSARYRFNPKINAYATYSISYKPVGINVGGLPTANGAVLLDLAEVKPEAVRHKEIGVKTNPTRNSLLNLTVYQTDIKDYQTQVQTPEPGVNRGYLANAEKVRVKGVELDGNINIGHFLRLNGALAYTDAKYVKFTNAPVPLEEVGGAQAFKDISGGALPGVSKWSWSLGGEANKSGKLIGINGSYFLGADLFHRSKFSSSSSPSQYLNIDAYSVLNARLGFRGSNGISVFVWSRNLTNKDYYEQLLAAPGSYGQYAGVVADPRTYGVTLRYNWKQGN; this is encoded by the coding sequence ATGAAAAAAAATGCTATTTTTCGAATTAGCGTCATTTTTAGCTTGCTTTTAACAGGTTCTTACCATACTTATGCGCAAGTAGAAAATCCTAAACCTATTATAAATGCCTCATTGACAGGTACCGTAATTGACGCCGTAACAAAAGAACCCCTGCAAGGCGTGACGGTTCAGTTGGAGGCCGTTACACACCAGGTGAAAACCGACAGTAAAGGCGTTTTCCAGTTTGTAACAGGACAAAAATTACCTTTTTCATTGATTGTATCCATTGTTGGTTATCAAACCCGTCATATTGTTATTGATCAATCCCCTGCAGTAATTGAGCTTACGCCGCGGTTGGAAGCATTGGATCAAGTGGTGGTAACAGCGCGCCGTCGTAAAGAGCAGTTACAGGATGTTCCTATTCCCGTATCGATTATTCGTGGCGCTGCATTGGAAGATGCAGGCGCCTTTAATGTCAATCGACTAAAAGAGCTTGTACCTACAGTTCAGTTGTATGCATCGAACGCACGTAATACGACGCTTAATATCCGGGGATTGGGCTCAACTTATGGCCTCACCAATGATGGTATCGATCCGGGTGTAGGATTCTATCTTGATGGTGTATATATTGCCCGCCCTGCCGCGACTTGGCTGGACTTTATTGATATTGACCAGATAGAGGTATTGCGTGGCCCGCAGGGTACGCTGTTTGGAAAAAATACAACTGCAGGTGCATTTAATATAACCTCACGGTTACCACAATTCACACCAGAGGCCAATGTGGAAGTCAGCTACGGAAATCAAGGTTTTATTCAGGCGAAGACGTCCATCTCAGGACCATTGGCCAAAACCCTGGCTGCGAGAGCTTCTTTTTCTGGCACACAACGGGATGGAAACTTGTTTAATGTACATACCAATAGGAAGATCAATGATATCAACAACCTGGGCTTTAGAGGGCAATTGCTGTTTACCCCAACCGAGAATATCAAACTGGTGCTTTCGGGTGATGTGTCATCACAAAAACCCGATGGTTACGGCTGGGCGGTTGCCGGAGTTGTAAAAACACAGCGTGCAGACTACAGACAATTTGATGCAATTATTAAAGATCTGGGCTACGAGTTGCCCTATAAAAGTGCTTTCGAGCGTAAGATAGATTTGGATACACAATCTAAAGCTGATAATAAATTGGGTGGGGTCGCATTGAATGCCGATATCAAGATTGGAGAAGGAACACTGACCTCAACCTCTGCGTGGCGGACATGGACATGGGTTCCGCTCAATGACCGCGATTACTTGGGACTTCCGGTATACACCGTTTCAGCAGGTAATTCTGTCCATAACCAGTGGTCGCAGGAATTCAGATACTCTGGAAAGATCAGTGAAAAGGTCAGCGGGGTTGTTGGTTTATTTGGCCTTTGGCAGGATCTAAGTACAGATCCCGTACATACCGAAGAAACAGGGTCTGCCTTTTGGCGTTTTCAAAAAAGCTCTACCAGTGGTTTGTGGCAGACACCGGGATTATTTGACAATTTTGGAATCAAGACCGTTTACGGAATTAAGAGTACAAGCTTGGCAGCCTATACACAGATTGATTGGGCTGTAACGCCAAAATTACATATCCTCCCAGGGTTGCGCTATAACTATGATAAAAAGGTGGCTAACTACGATAGGCAGACCTATGGTGGTTTGCAGACGTCAGACCCCGCACTGCTTGCCTTAAAGAACGGTGTATATACCAATCAGACTTTTGATGTCAATGCGGATGCCGATAATTTCTCTGGTCAACTCTCCGCAAGATATCGTTTCAATCCGAAGATCAATGCTTACGCAACGTATTCCATCAGCTATAAACCTGTCGGTATCAACGTCGGTGGATTGCCGACAGCTAATGGAGCAGTGTTGCTGGATCTCGCTGAAGTAAAACCTGAGGCTGTCCGCCATAAGGAAATTGGTGTGAAGACGAATCCAACACGCAATTCACTGCTCAATCTGACCGTCTACCAAACGGATATCAAAGACTATCAGACCCAAGTGCAGACACCTGAACCGGGGGTAAACCGTGGTTATCTGGCCAATGCCGAGAAGGTGCGTGTAAAGGGAGTTGAATTGGATGGAAACATCAACATCGGACATTTTCTCCGATTGAATGGAGCGCTAGCCTATACAGATGCCAAGTATGTCAAATTTACCAACGCACCTGTCCCTTTAGAGGAGGTTGGCGGAGCTCAGGCTTTTAAAGATATCTCTGGCGGCGCCCTTCCTGGTGTTTCCAAATGGTCTTGGTCGCTGGGTGGCGAAGCAAATAAAAGCGGTAAGCTGATTGGGATTAATGGATCTTACTTTTTGGGTGCAGACCTATTTCACCGTTCTAAATTTTCGTCCAGTTCTTCACCATCCCAATACCTAAATATTGATGCCTATTCGGTCTTGAACGCCAGGCTAGGATTCAGGGGATCGAATGGTATTTCGGTGTTTGTGTGGAGTAGAAATCTAACCAATAAAGATTACTACGAGCAGTTGCTGGCGGCACCGGGAAGTTATGGGCAATACGCAGGTGTAGTTGCGGATCCAAGGACTTATGGCGTTACACTGCGATACAATTGGAAACAAGGTAATTAA
- a CDS encoding MarR family transcriptional regulator, translating to MNQNQTIDYFLKTGWQTIANKYNQIASQYGFTQAAGYILINIHKEGTPVSQIANLTGVKTTSLSRVLNNLESLGFIYRETSETDKRSVKVYLTELGREKRRIAKDVVRNFNQYLADNFSEKERDQLIASLAKLNDLANSYKEEVIV from the coding sequence ATGAACCAAAATCAGACAATTGATTATTTTTTAAAAACAGGCTGGCAGACCATAGCCAATAAATACAATCAAATCGCTTCGCAGTACGGTTTTACCCAAGCGGCGGGTTATATTTTGATAAATATCCATAAAGAAGGTACGCCTGTTTCCCAGATTGCAAATCTGACGGGAGTTAAAACAACTAGTTTGTCTCGGGTGTTGAATAATTTGGAGTCGCTGGGATTTATTTACCGTGAGACTAGCGAAACGGATAAAAGATCTGTCAAAGTATATTTGACAGAACTAGGTCGTGAAAAGAGGAGAATTGCTAAAGATGTCGTGCGTAATTTCAATCAATATCTGGCAGATAATTTTTCAGAAAAAGAGCGTGACCAATTGATTGCTTCGCTAGCAAAACTAAATGATCTTGCAAACAGCTACAAGGAAGAAGTAATCGTTTAA
- a CDS encoding RNA polymerase sigma factor, with the protein MNEKELLQHYKTSGDLSTLGKLYSPYMSLLYGVCFKYLQDPDRSQDAVMQIFEELIPKLRQYEVDNFKSWLHVYSKNYCLMQLRKDKRTTQVDIENNLFESEQKLNDTSEAKWEEKDFEKLEGCMQTLNREQEECVRLFYLEQKCYKDIADLTGYDLNKVKSAIQNGKRNLKICMERKENGK; encoded by the coding sequence ATGAACGAAAAAGAGCTTTTACAACACTATAAAACAAGCGGCGACTTGTCTACACTGGGGAAACTATATTCGCCCTATATGTCTTTGCTTTATGGTGTGTGCTTTAAATACTTACAGGATCCCGATCGTAGTCAGGATGCTGTGATGCAGATATTTGAAGAACTGATACCGAAGCTTCGTCAATATGAAGTCGATAATTTTAAGAGCTGGTTACACGTTTACAGTAAAAATTATTGCCTTATGCAATTACGTAAGGATAAGCGGACGACGCAGGTTGATATTGAAAACAATTTGTTTGAAAGCGAACAAAAGCTAAATGATACCAGTGAAGCGAAGTGGGAAGAAAAGGATTTCGAGAAACTGGAAGGCTGTATGCAAACTTTAAACCGCGAACAAGAGGAATGTGTACGTTTGTTCTATCTCGAGCAAAAATGTTATAAAGATATTGCAGATTTGACTGGATATGACTTGAATAAGGTCAAAAGTGCTATTCAAAATGGAAAGCGCAATCTGAAGATCTGTATGGAAAGGAAAGAAAATGGAAAATAA
- a CDS encoding acetyl-CoA C-acyltransferase, translating into MEAYIVAGFRTAVGKAPRGVFRCMRADDLASDVIKHLVSTVPNLNKEDIDDVIVGNAMPEAEQGLNMARFISLMGLDTDKVPGVTVNRYCASGLETIATAVAKIKTGMADVIIAGGVEVMSGMPFGGWKIVPNPVVAKEHPDWYWGMGLTAEAVAKDYNVSREDQDAFALKSNQKAVAAIQNGHLKDGIVPITVKENYLKDGKIATREYVVDTDEGPRADTSLEALGKLKPVFAANGSVTAGNSSQTSDGAAFVLVMSEAKVKELGVKPIAKLVSFAVAGVPPRIMGIGPIYAIPKALAKAGLKQEDIDLFELNEAFASQSLAVIRELGLDEEKVNVNGGAIALGHPLGCTGAKLTVQVLNELKRRGKKYGMVTMCVGTGQGAAGIFELLD; encoded by the coding sequence ATGGAAGCATACATAGTAGCAGGATTTCGTACAGCAGTAGGCAAAGCGCCTCGGGGAGTATTTCGCTGTATGCGGGCGGATGATTTAGCATCGGATGTGATTAAGCATCTTGTATCCACTGTGCCGAATTTAAATAAAGAAGATATAGACGATGTTATCGTTGGGAATGCCATGCCGGAAGCGGAGCAGGGACTCAATATGGCTCGTTTCATTTCACTGATGGGATTGGATACGGATAAGGTCCCGGGAGTAACCGTTAATCGGTACTGTGCTTCAGGTTTGGAGACTATTGCAACAGCCGTCGCAAAGATCAAGACTGGCATGGCAGATGTTATTATCGCCGGTGGGGTAGAGGTGATGTCCGGAATGCCCTTTGGAGGTTGGAAAATTGTGCCTAATCCTGTCGTGGCAAAAGAGCATCCCGATTGGTATTGGGGTATGGGATTGACTGCCGAAGCTGTAGCCAAGGATTACAATGTGTCACGTGAAGATCAGGATGCTTTTGCCCTTAAATCAAATCAAAAGGCAGTTGCAGCTATTCAAAATGGTCATTTGAAAGATGGTATCGTACCTATCACCGTAAAAGAAAATTATTTGAAAGACGGCAAGATTGCAACGCGTGAATATGTCGTTGATACGGATGAAGGTCCTCGAGCCGATACTTCCCTGGAGGCTTTAGGGAAATTAAAACCAGTTTTTGCAGCGAATGGTTCCGTGACAGCAGGGAATTCCTCACAAACTTCTGATGGGGCTGCATTTGTCTTGGTGATGTCTGAAGCAAAAGTGAAAGAGCTTGGTGTAAAACCTATAGCAAAGCTCGTTAGTTTTGCTGTAGCAGGTGTTCCACCTCGCATTATGGGTATCGGACCTATCTATGCCATACCCAAGGCTTTGGCAAAAGCGGGTCTTAAACAGGAAGATATTGATCTCTTTGAGTTGAATGAAGCTTTCGCCTCTCAATCGCTAGCCGTTATTCGTGAACTTGGATTAGACGAAGAGAAAGTAAATGTCAATGGTGGTGCCATCGCTTTAGGGCATCCTCTTGGATGTACAGGAGCTAAATTGACGGTCCAAGTCTTAAACGAGTTGAAACGCAGAGGCAAAAAATATGGCATGGTGACGATGTGTGTCGGAACTGGTCAAGGAGCAGCTGGTATTTTTGAGTTATTGGACTAA
- a CDS encoding YeiH family protein gives MTSSRSFTFTEDWVVVILGIATIFLALSGIVAPVPSFSWSNSAELVATVFDPTNLMKLFEQFIFVFVTAILGAFLLGKSVKHLFVVFPVVFILTVFALVLAGNATVKEYNLEAVIFSLIIGLVISNCFKLPNWFKEALSTELYVKIGLILLGTTVIFGDILKAGSLGLIQALAVVLSVWYFAFWICKKLNIDEEMSLMLSSAVSICGVSAAIATSGAIKGDSKKLSYVISLVLITAIPMMIFMPYMAEWMGLSQEVTGAWLGGSIDTTGAVVASGSLVGEEALKISTIVKFSQNVLLGLAAFAISIYWTYAKSVDDETKRDKPTLKIIWERFPKFVLGFVFASLLFSFVISPEKIDAVKGSLKNLQGLWFTLAFTSIGLETNFKDLFVQDNKKPLYAFLIAQTFNVIITLLIALVLFR, from the coding sequence ATGACATCTTCAAGATCATTTACATTTACAGAAGACTGGGTAGTCGTCATTTTGGGGATCGCTACCATATTTCTCGCGCTCTCAGGAATTGTTGCGCCAGTACCTAGTTTTTCGTGGAGTAATTCCGCCGAACTCGTCGCAACGGTTTTCGACCCGACAAATTTAATGAAGCTTTTTGAGCAGTTTATTTTTGTATTCGTTACCGCGATATTGGGTGCCTTTCTTTTGGGGAAATCTGTAAAACATTTATTCGTTGTATTTCCTGTTGTATTTATCCTTACCGTATTTGCATTGGTGCTGGCAGGGAATGCAACAGTTAAAGAATACAATCTCGAAGCTGTAATTTTTAGTTTGATTATCGGTTTAGTCATCAGCAATTGCTTTAAACTGCCTAATTGGTTTAAAGAGGCGCTAAGTACCGAGCTGTATGTCAAGATAGGCCTAATTCTGCTCGGAACTACCGTGATCTTCGGGGATATCCTAAAAGCGGGATCCTTGGGGCTTATTCAAGCACTGGCTGTCGTACTGTCTGTTTGGTACTTTGCGTTCTGGATCTGTAAAAAATTAAATATTGACGAGGAGATGTCCCTAATGCTGTCGAGTGCAGTATCTATTTGTGGTGTCTCGGCAGCGATAGCAACTTCGGGAGCAATTAAAGGTGATAGTAAAAAACTCTCCTATGTAATTTCGTTGGTCCTTATTACAGCAATCCCAATGATGATTTTTATGCCTTATATGGCGGAGTGGATGGGCTTGTCGCAAGAAGTTACCGGTGCTTGGCTCGGCGGGAGTATAGATACAACAGGAGCTGTTGTGGCATCGGGTTCCCTGGTAGGTGAAGAAGCGTTGAAGATCAGTACCATTGTGAAATTTTCCCAAAACGTATTGTTGGGGCTGGCGGCTTTTGCAATCAGTATTTATTGGACTTATGCGAAATCGGTAGATGATGAAACCAAGCGGGATAAGCCTACGCTCAAAATTATATGGGAACGTTTCCCGAAGTTTGTGTTGGGATTTGTATTTGCATCGCTGCTCTTTTCCTTCGTGATATCTCCCGAGAAGATTGATGCCGTCAAAGGAAGTTTGAAAAATTTACAGGGCCTCTGGTTTACCTTGGCATTTACATCCATTGGTTTGGAAACGAACTTTAAGGATCTTTTTGTACAAGATAACAAGAAACCGCTATATGCTTTTCTGATTGCCCAGACTTTTAATGTTATTATTACTTTATTGATTGCACTGGTGCTATTTCGTTAA